The proteins below are encoded in one region of Aquisphaera giovannonii:
- a CDS encoding Gfo/Idh/MocA family protein, with protein MPPISVNRRRFLGCSAAASLAISQAAAEAAATDGSGATVRVGLVGVGNRGTGLLRALLELPGVAVPVVCDAEPKHRLRGQGIAEKALGRRPDAVGDPRHLIDRDDVDAVVVAVPCDLHEAIGSDAIRAGKHLYAEKPLALSVPGCDRLIHESARRPDLAVHVGFQRRSNPRFREGLERIRGGEIGPLIEARATWTSSNGPLSGHGGWLGRRERSGDFMIEQAVHIWDVLHWLQGGPPAKAEGWGRRRLFARQDPGRDVTDHYAVELEWPDGFRASFLQSWVAPADDGFTGSSLRILGEDGGLDLSTGSLSFRDRQRPRQAIHPGPQNDTRLALRDFLASIRSERRLPPPVTLAEARDATLTGLLVRKAVDERRPVTMEEILDGTAGA; from the coding sequence ATGCCCCCGATCAGCGTGAACCGCCGTCGCTTCCTGGGCTGCTCGGCCGCGGCGAGCCTGGCGATCTCGCAGGCCGCGGCGGAGGCCGCCGCGACCGACGGGTCGGGCGCGACGGTCCGCGTCGGCCTCGTCGGCGTCGGCAACCGCGGGACCGGGCTGCTCCGCGCCCTGCTCGAGCTCCCCGGCGTCGCGGTGCCCGTCGTCTGCGACGCCGAGCCGAAGCACCGGCTCCGCGGCCAGGGGATCGCGGAGAAGGCCCTCGGCCGCAGGCCGGACGCGGTCGGCGATCCGCGACACCTCATCGACCGCGACGACGTGGACGCCGTGGTCGTCGCCGTCCCTTGCGACCTGCACGAGGCGATCGGCAGCGACGCGATCCGCGCGGGCAAGCACCTGTACGCGGAGAAGCCGCTCGCCCTGAGCGTCCCGGGCTGCGACCGGCTGATCCACGAGTCCGCCCGCCGACCCGATCTGGCCGTCCACGTCGGATTCCAGCGCCGGTCGAACCCGAGGTTCCGCGAGGGCCTGGAGCGCATCCGCGGCGGCGAGATCGGCCCGCTCATCGAGGCCCGGGCCACCTGGACCAGCAGCAACGGCCCGCTGTCCGGCCACGGCGGCTGGCTCGGGCGTCGGGAGCGGTCGGGCGATTTCATGATCGAGCAGGCCGTGCACATCTGGGACGTCCTGCACTGGCTCCAGGGCGGACCTCCCGCGAAGGCCGAAGGTTGGGGCCGCAGGCGCCTGTTCGCCCGCCAGGACCCTGGCCGTGACGTGACGGACCATTACGCCGTCGAGCTGGAATGGCCCGACGGCTTCCGCGCGTCGTTCCTCCAGAGCTGGGTCGCGCCCGCCGACGACGGATTCACCGGCTCCTCCCTGCGGATCCTCGGCGAGGACGGCGGCCTCGACCTGTCCACCGGCTCGCTCTCGTTCCGCGACCGCCAGAGGCCACGCCAGGCCATCCACCCGGGCCCCCAGAACGACACCCGCCTCGCCCTCCGGGACTTCCTGGCCTCGATCCGCTCCGAACGCCGCCTGCCCCCCCCCGTCACCCTGGCCGAGGCGCGCGACGCGACCCTCACCGGACTCCTCGTCCGCAAGGCCGTGGATGAGCGCCGGCCCGTGACGATGGAGGAGATCCTGGACGGCACGGCCGGGGCGTGA
- a CDS encoding response regulator: MGKLRVVLADDHAVVREGLKALIDAQPDLEVVGEAADGETACRKAEELRPDVLVMDVSMPRMSGVEATERLRQSRPELRILALTLHEDKGHLRRMLQAGASGYILKLATGEELLRALRVVAAGAAYLDPLLAGKLAGELVRDGQGAEGTRRSPLTDREGQVLLQVARGFSNKEIAAQLDISVKTVETHKLRAMEKLGLRGRADVVQHALREGWLASD; this comes from the coding sequence ATGGGTAAGCTCCGCGTGGTGCTCGCGGACGACCACGCGGTCGTCCGCGAGGGGCTGAAGGCCCTCATCGACGCCCAGCCGGACCTGGAGGTGGTCGGCGAGGCCGCCGACGGCGAGACCGCCTGCCGCAAGGCCGAGGAGCTGCGGCCGGACGTCCTGGTGATGGACGTCTCCATGCCCCGGATGTCGGGCGTCGAGGCGACCGAGCGCCTCAGGCAATCCCGGCCGGAACTCCGGATCCTGGCCCTCACCCTCCACGAGGACAAGGGGCACCTGCGCCGCATGCTCCAGGCGGGCGCGTCCGGATACATCCTCAAGCTCGCGACCGGCGAGGAGCTGCTCCGCGCCCTCCGGGTCGTCGCCGCGGGAGCCGCCTACCTCGACCCCCTGCTCGCCGGCAAGCTCGCCGGCGAGCTCGTCCGCGACGGGCAGGGCGCGGAGGGCACGCGACGATCCCCGCTCACCGACCGCGAGGGCCAGGTCCTGCTCCAGGTCGCCCGCGGCTTCAGCAACAAGGAAATCGCGGCCCAGCTGGACATCAGCGTCAAGACCGTGGAGACGCACAAGCTCCGGGCCATGGAGAAGCTCGGACTCCGGGGCCGGGCCGACGTCGTGCAGCACGCACTCCGCGAAGGCTGGCTCGCCTCGGATTAA
- a CDS encoding ATP-binding protein, whose protein sequence is MIPGAINSADWNARRRPLLVRYAAAVVFVALAVLARWLLEPILEDRQAFPTFYVSVTAAAWWGGLGPTFLALALGYLAGDWFFVRPQNTFSALNLANTGTYFFVGFAIAFFTQMLHAAQARAEANAAELRDRQGELEHEIAERRRVETEREHLFGELSTARGRLEAVLRQMPAGVVIAEAPSGRIVLANEQSRGIWGTLPQAGSEPPEWDPGRLKGKDGRGYLPHEWPLARSLHAGEVVKGEEILFPRDDGEWGTMTVSSVPIRDQAGGVVAAVAILDDITARKRAEEALLQAREELERRVAGRTADLARANESLRAEVAERRRAEQTRNELLRRLVAVQEEERVRIARELHDQMGQQLTALKLGLEALAASLPGEGGGHDRLSRLLKLTRQIGHDMHRIAWELGPAVLGELGLPEALSNYAEEWSGHSGVPVQVQATGPWESRLPSQVETSLYRVVQEALTNVAKYANASRVGLILNRNADDVLVIVEDDGVGFDAEHATDPAQPRRRLGLAGMKERVGSVGGALQIESIPGGGTTLFVRVPLRGRDGRPVHG, encoded by the coding sequence ATGATCCCTGGAGCGATCAATTCGGCAGACTGGAACGCCCGGAGGCGGCCGCTCCTGGTGAGGTACGCGGCCGCCGTCGTCTTCGTCGCCCTGGCGGTGCTGGCCCGCTGGCTGCTCGAGCCGATCCTGGAGGATCGCCAGGCGTTCCCGACCTTCTACGTGTCGGTGACGGCCGCCGCCTGGTGGGGCGGGTTGGGGCCGACGTTCCTGGCCCTCGCGCTCGGCTACCTCGCGGGGGACTGGTTCTTCGTCCGCCCGCAGAACACCTTCTCCGCCCTGAACCTGGCCAACACCGGCACCTATTTCTTCGTGGGCTTCGCGATCGCCTTCTTCACCCAGATGCTGCACGCCGCCCAGGCCCGCGCCGAGGCGAATGCAGCGGAGCTCCGCGACAGGCAGGGCGAGCTCGAGCACGAGATCGCCGAGCGGAGGCGCGTCGAGACCGAGCGGGAGCACCTGTTCGGAGAGCTGAGCACCGCGCGCGGGCGGCTCGAGGCCGTGCTGCGTCAGATGCCGGCCGGCGTGGTGATCGCCGAGGCCCCCTCGGGGCGGATCGTGCTCGCGAACGAGCAATCGCGCGGCATCTGGGGGACCTTGCCGCAGGCGGGGAGCGAGCCCCCCGAATGGGACCCCGGGCGCCTGAAGGGCAAGGACGGCCGCGGCTACCTGCCCCACGAATGGCCGCTCGCGCGATCGCTCCACGCGGGCGAGGTGGTCAAAGGGGAGGAGATCCTCTTCCCTCGGGACGACGGCGAGTGGGGCACGATGACCGTCAGCTCCGTGCCGATCCGCGACCAGGCCGGCGGGGTCGTCGCGGCGGTCGCCATCCTCGACGACATCACCGCGAGGAAGCGCGCCGAGGAGGCCCTGCTCCAGGCCCGGGAGGAGCTGGAACGCCGCGTGGCCGGCCGGACCGCCGACCTCGCCCGGGCGAACGAGTCGTTGCGGGCCGAGGTGGCGGAACGCCGGCGGGCGGAGCAGACGCGCAACGAGCTGCTCCGCCGGCTCGTCGCCGTCCAGGAGGAAGAGCGCGTCCGCATCGCCCGCGAGCTGCACGACCAGATGGGGCAGCAGCTCACGGCGCTCAAGCTGGGCCTCGAGGCCCTCGCCGCGTCGCTGCCGGGCGAGGGGGGCGGGCACGACCGGCTGTCTCGGCTGCTCAAGCTGACGCGACAGATCGGCCACGACATGCACCGGATCGCCTGGGAGCTCGGCCCGGCGGTCCTGGGAGAGCTCGGCCTGCCGGAGGCCCTGTCCAACTACGCGGAGGAATGGTCCGGACATTCGGGCGTCCCCGTGCAGGTCCAGGCCACCGGCCCCTGGGAATCCCGCCTCCCGTCCCAGGTGGAGACGAGCCTCTATCGCGTCGTCCAGGAGGCGCTCACGAACGTGGCGAAATACGCGAACGCCTCGCGCGTGGGCCTGATCCTGAACCGCAATGCCGATGACGTGCTCGTCATCGTCGAGGATGATGGGGTGGGATTCGACGCCGAGCACGCGACCGACCCGGCCCAGCCCAGGCGTCGGCTGGGGCTGGCCGGGATGAAGGAGCGCGTCGGGTCGGTCGGCGGTGCCCTCCAGATCGAGTCGATCCCGGGCGGCGGGACGACCCTGTTCGTCCGGGTCCCGCTGCGAGGACGAGACGGGAGGCCGGTCCATGGGTAA
- a CDS encoding cation:proton antiporter, with protein sequence MRPFDLVATLIVLVAVLSYLNLKALRLPPTAGLMALSLLLSAGIAAAGTIAPQVGSWTRSLLARVDLGEALLHGMLGFLLFAGALHVDIGRFRRHKLAVAALATLGVLISAATVGGLMWWISGLLGLGLRPIDCLVFGALISPTDPIAVIGLLKRLGAPEPLKVQIAGESLFNDGVGVVLFLGLLEHAGVVHGAEGQGMAWIFLREALGGAAFGLAIGGIVYLMMRSVDHYQVEILLSLALVAGGYAAADALHLSGPIAMVVAGLLVGNHGRTFAMSDTTNQRLDEFWELIDEFLNASLFVLIGLEVLVLDFSAKYLSAGALAVPAVLAARWLSVVVSARVVGVWRALDPGSVAVLTWGGLRGGISVALALSLPGSYGGSDPPVRDILLAVTYIVVAFSTLVQGLSIGPLARRWLGPSAHASLPKSEAAPPASPASPSE encoded by the coding sequence ATGAGGCCGTTCGACCTGGTCGCGACGCTGATCGTCCTCGTCGCGGTGCTCAGCTACCTGAACCTCAAGGCCCTCCGGCTCCCGCCGACCGCCGGCCTGATGGCGCTCTCGCTGCTCCTGTCCGCGGGCATCGCCGCGGCCGGGACGATCGCACCTCAGGTCGGCTCCTGGACGCGGTCGCTCCTCGCCCGGGTCGACCTCGGCGAGGCCCTCCTCCACGGCATGCTCGGGTTCCTTCTGTTCGCGGGCGCGCTCCACGTCGATATCGGGCGGTTCAGGAGGCACAAGCTGGCCGTCGCCGCCCTGGCGACGCTCGGGGTCCTGATCTCGGCGGCGACGGTCGGCGGGCTCATGTGGTGGATCTCCGGCCTGCTCGGCCTCGGGCTCCGCCCGATCGATTGCCTCGTCTTCGGCGCCCTCATCTCTCCCACCGATCCGATCGCCGTCATCGGCCTGCTGAAGCGGCTCGGCGCCCCGGAGCCCCTGAAGGTCCAGATCGCGGGCGAGTCGCTGTTCAATGACGGCGTCGGCGTCGTCCTCTTCCTCGGCCTGCTCGAGCACGCGGGCGTCGTACACGGGGCGGAGGGCCAGGGGATGGCGTGGATCTTCCTCCGCGAGGCCCTCGGCGGCGCCGCGTTCGGCCTCGCGATCGGAGGCATCGTCTACCTGATGATGCGATCGGTGGACCATTACCAGGTCGAGATCCTCCTCTCCCTGGCGCTGGTGGCCGGGGGCTACGCCGCGGCCGACGCCCTCCACCTGTCCGGGCCCATCGCCATGGTCGTCGCCGGGCTCCTCGTGGGGAACCACGGGCGCACCTTCGCCATGTCGGATACGACCAATCAGCGGCTCGACGAGTTCTGGGAGCTGATCGACGAATTCCTCAATGCCTCCCTGTTCGTCCTGATCGGCCTGGAGGTCCTGGTCCTGGATTTCTCCGCGAAGTACCTCTCGGCCGGCGCCCTGGCCGTCCCGGCGGTCCTGGCGGCGCGCTGGCTGTCGGTCGTCGTCTCGGCCCGCGTCGTCGGGGTGTGGAGGGCCCTCGACCCGGGGAGCGTCGCCGTCCTCACCTGGGGCGGCCTCCGCGGCGGGATCTCGGTGGCACTGGCGCTGTCGCTGCCCGGCTCCTACGGCGGCTCCGACCCGCCGGTCCGCGACATCCTGCTGGCGGTCACCTACATCGTCGTGGCGTTCTCCACGCTCGTCCAGGGACTGTCGATCGGCCCGCTCGCGAGGCGTTGGCTCGGGCCCTCGGCGCACGCGTCGCTCCCGAAATCCGAGGCGGCTCCTCCCGCCTCCCCAGCCTCGCCATCGGAGTGA
- a CDS encoding NADH-quinone oxidoreductase subunit N, which produces MEPSLPTIDFRDFWFLSPAIVLSAWGLVVLMVDLVLARRLSADARRERVGWLAMAGVLLALVAQLGLSYVQSRVQADSPPGWMNSSMAAYFQGAGGVVFLGSIAVDPQTTIISILFLVLLGLVAWLSTSWTFTENWGEYYALLMWATVGMMLLAASEELITLFLTLETMTICLYLLTAFEKTRRRSAEGGLKYFVYGSVSSALFLFGLSLLYGLTGTTQFEAIRLALDSAGPSARGLSHNVAGATALLLMLVGFGFKVAAVPFHQWAPDAYEGAPAAVTAWVATGSKLASFIALMKVFLHALQPWSYPSSGVMGPGWLGVIAVVAGVTMTYGNFAALAQTNLKRMLAYSSIAHAGYMLVGVAAASVSTRGAEAAGSVLFYLVIYAFTNIGAFAVAAWLVRDRKTDEIDDLNGLAYQSPVLAVAILVLMLSLIGMPPFAGFFGKLYMFMEALNQQPSSSRLTLISLVALGLMNSVVSAFYYVRVLKAMFLRPTAEGARLRPAGLSIQVPILLGAAVATFFGLYPDAVGDIVPNGLVSMMRTASIPMLTATGGGNVAAVSTPTGTAYKPLKEDRRGFVTGRDQEEIRRRLRESAIKMPGYGEAFKKGQEHDSGVPKQAPPGGAGGPPGGRPPGGPPRGAGGPPPGAAKKAAQPGNAS; this is translated from the coding sequence ATGGAACCCTCCCTGCCGACGATCGACTTCCGCGACTTCTGGTTCCTGTCGCCGGCCATCGTGCTCTCGGCGTGGGGCCTGGTGGTCCTGATGGTGGACCTCGTGCTGGCCCGCCGGCTCTCGGCGGACGCGCGCCGCGAGCGGGTCGGCTGGCTGGCGATGGCCGGCGTGCTCCTCGCCCTGGTCGCCCAGCTCGGCCTCTCGTACGTCCAGTCTCGGGTGCAGGCCGACTCGCCGCCGGGCTGGATGAACTCGTCGATGGCGGCCTATTTCCAGGGCGCCGGCGGGGTCGTCTTCCTGGGCTCGATCGCGGTGGACCCGCAGACGACGATCATCAGCATCCTGTTCCTCGTCCTGCTGGGGCTGGTGGCCTGGCTGTCGACGTCCTGGACGTTCACCGAGAACTGGGGCGAGTATTACGCCCTCCTGATGTGGGCGACGGTGGGCATGATGCTCCTGGCCGCGTCGGAGGAGCTTATCACGCTCTTCCTGACGCTCGAGACGATGACCATCTGCCTCTACCTGCTGACCGCCTTCGAGAAGACGAGGCGACGCTCGGCGGAGGGGGGGCTGAAGTACTTCGTCTACGGCTCGGTCTCCTCGGCGCTCTTCCTGTTCGGCCTGAGCCTGCTGTACGGGCTGACCGGGACGACCCAGTTCGAGGCCATCCGCCTGGCGCTCGACAGCGCCGGGCCGTCGGCCAGGGGGCTCTCCCACAACGTCGCCGGCGCGACCGCGCTGCTGCTGATGCTCGTGGGCTTCGGCTTCAAGGTCGCGGCGGTCCCGTTCCACCAGTGGGCGCCGGACGCGTATGAGGGGGCACCCGCCGCCGTCACGGCGTGGGTGGCGACCGGGTCCAAGCTGGCCAGCTTCATCGCCCTGATGAAGGTCTTCCTGCACGCCCTCCAGCCGTGGTCGTACCCGTCGTCCGGGGTGATGGGCCCGGGCTGGCTGGGCGTCATCGCGGTCGTGGCCGGGGTCACGATGACCTACGGCAACTTCGCGGCGCTCGCCCAGACCAACCTCAAGCGGATGCTCGCCTACTCGTCGATCGCCCACGCCGGGTACATGCTCGTGGGGGTGGCCGCGGCCAGCGTCTCGACCCGCGGGGCGGAGGCCGCCGGCTCGGTCCTCTTCTACCTCGTCATCTACGCGTTCACGAACATCGGCGCCTTCGCAGTGGCGGCCTGGCTGGTCCGGGACCGGAAGACGGACGAGATCGACGACCTGAACGGGCTGGCGTACCAATCGCCGGTGCTGGCGGTCGCGATCCTCGTGCTGATGCTGTCTCTGATCGGCATGCCGCCGTTCGCGGGCTTCTTCGGCAAGCTCTACATGTTCATGGAGGCGCTCAATCAGCAGCCGTCGTCGAGCCGGCTGACCTTGATCTCGCTGGTGGCCCTGGGCCTGATGAACTCCGTGGTCTCGGCGTTCTACTACGTCCGCGTGCTCAAGGCGATGTTCCTGCGGCCGACGGCCGAGGGCGCCCGGCTCCGGCCGGCGGGGCTGTCCATCCAGGTCCCGATCCTCCTCGGCGCCGCCGTGGCGACCTTCTTCGGCCTCTACCCGGACGCGGTCGGGGACATCGTGCCGAACGGCCTGGTCTCCATGATGCGGACCGCCTCCATCCCGATGCTGACCGCCACAGGCGGCGGCAACGTCGCCGCGGTCTCCACGCCGACCGGCACGGCCTACAAGCCGCTCAAGGAGGACCGGCGAGGGTTCGTGACCGGGCGCGACCAGGAGGAGATCCGCAGGCGACTCCGGGAGTCGGCCATCAAGATGCCGGGTTACGGCGAGGCCTTCAAGAAGGGCCAGGAGCACGACAGCGGCGTCCCGAAGCAGGCCCCGCCCGGCGGCGCGGGCGGCCCGCCGGGAGGCCGTCCGCCGGGAGGCCCGCCGCGGGGCGCGGGCGGCCCGCCCCCCGGGGCGGCCAAGAAGGCGGCCCAGCCCGGCAACGCGTCCTGA
- a CDS encoding SDR family oxidoreductase — protein MSGKVCVVTGASTGIGYVTARELVRDGARVIGVGRSPERCESAARRIREETGSGAIDFLIADLSSQAEIRRLVPEILAKAPRLDVLVNNAGGIFLSRETTADGLEMTFALNHLAYFLLTNLLIDHLKGSAPARIVCVASAAHQGVTLPFDNLNGEKSFSPWRAYQRSKLANILFVRELARRLEGTGVTVNALHPGYVRTEIFRARGPAGWLMRRFADAFAITPERGAETSVYLAASPEVEGVSGQYFYRKKPIAPSRAALDDEAAKRLWQVSEELTASSGSASGSGMA, from the coding sequence ATGAGCGGCAAGGTCTGCGTCGTCACCGGCGCCAGCACCGGCATCGGCTACGTCACCGCCCGCGAGCTCGTCCGAGACGGGGCCAGGGTGATCGGCGTCGGCCGGTCTCCCGAGCGCTGCGAGTCCGCGGCGCGGAGGATTCGGGAGGAGACGGGCTCCGGGGCGATCGATTTCCTGATCGCCGACCTCTCTTCCCAGGCGGAGATCCGCCGCCTGGTGCCCGAGATCCTCGCGAAGGCGCCGAGGCTCGACGTCCTGGTCAACAACGCCGGGGGCATCTTCCTGTCCAGGGAGACGACCGCCGACGGCCTCGAGATGACCTTCGCCCTCAACCACCTGGCCTACTTCCTGCTCACGAACCTGCTGATCGATCACCTGAAGGGGAGTGCCCCGGCGCGGATCGTCTGCGTGGCCTCCGCCGCCCACCAAGGGGTGACGCTCCCGTTCGACAACCTGAACGGCGAGAAGTCGTTCAGCCCGTGGCGGGCGTACCAGAGGTCGAAGCTGGCCAACATCCTGTTCGTCCGCGAGCTGGCGAGGCGGCTGGAGGGGACGGGCGTGACGGTGAACGCGCTCCATCCGGGCTATGTCCGGACCGAGATCTTCCGGGCCAGGGGCCCGGCCGGCTGGCTCATGCGACGGTTCGCGGACGCCTTCGCGATCACTCCGGAACGCGGTGCAGAGACCTCGGTCTACCTGGCCGCGTCGCCGGAGGTCGAGGGGGTCAGCGGGCAGTATTTCTACCGCAAGAAGCCGATCGCCCCGTCCCGGGCCGCGCTCGACGATGAGGCCGCCAAACGGCTCTGGCAGGTCAGCGAGGAGCTGACCGCGTCCTCAGGATCAGCGTCCGGATCTGGAATGGCCTGA
- a CDS encoding cupin domain-containing protein, translated as MPTLIASPSRVEAAGTKPKLIDEYVGVVNSGEAGVSVAHMRSPGGWVEPGQTPEFDEYTVVLRGLLRVEHEAGTLDVRGGQGVVVRRGEWVRYSTPEPEGAEYVAICLPAFTLAAAHRDADDAKGA; from the coding sequence ATGCCCACCCTGATCGCATCCCCGAGCCGCGTCGAGGCCGCCGGGACGAAGCCCAAGCTCATCGACGAGTATGTCGGCGTCGTGAACTCCGGCGAGGCCGGCGTCAGCGTGGCCCACATGCGCAGCCCCGGCGGCTGGGTGGAGCCGGGCCAGACGCCGGAGTTCGACGAATACACCGTGGTCCTCCGCGGTCTGCTCCGCGTCGAGCACGAGGCCGGGACGCTCGACGTCCGGGGCGGCCAGGGCGTCGTCGTCCGCCGAGGGGAGTGGGTCCGCTACAGCACCCCCGAACCCGAGGGCGCGGAGTACGTGGCGATCTGCCTCCCCGCCTTCACCCTCGCCGCGGCCCACCGCGACGCGGACGACGCCAAGGGGGCCTGA
- a CDS encoding bifunctional alpha,alpha-trehalose-phosphate synthase (UDP-forming)/trehalose-phosphatase → MWDRNALHELIQARLRDQLLIVVANREPYIHRYVGDVVECIQPASGMASALDPMMLACGGTWVGHGSGDADRLTVDAHDRIRVPPDSPRYTLRRVWLSKEQEEGYYHGVANSGLWPLCHVAFTRPIFDSRHWQTYREVNELFADAVLQEAGDRPAFVFIQDYHFGLLPRILKRRNPELTVAQFWHIPWPNPETFRALPWKEELLDGLLGNDLLGFHLGYHCQNFLETVDRNLEARTDREQSEVVRGGHATRIRAFPISIDFERHSAAAAGPEVEREMARWRHRLKLDGKLLGLGIERIDYTKGIPERLRAIDHLLENHPEFRGRLVYAQCGVPSRGHIRAYQQLDDEIDDLVEGINWKWGNGSWRPICYEKRHSNPAEMTALHRLASFCVVSSLHDGMNLVAKEFVASRVDEDGVLVLSRFTGAARELTDALLINPFSVEELSGAMHEALTMPRDERGRRMRRMREVVAENNVYRWAGKIVSTLLRLDPDDVPPRAPDATAHPASRETDEPASLLASLDEVGEVVEAAPHRLILLDYDGTLAPIAERPEMALLPSTTRDILRQLARREDCTVGIVSGRSLEDVRARVGIEGLIYAGNHGLEISGVGLRFAEETAVSRRDGVESVVCTLAVLLKDIAGILVEDKGLSASVHYRLVRPEHRMQVERVVREAVPEDHPQFVVMPGKMVWEVRPRVLWNKGKAVRWLRERLGIPSAVTFYLGDDRTDEDAFAEVGRFVSARVGPPAPTRAGFRVADTAEVAEFLSWLSRSARPAVVPEPARG, encoded by the coding sequence ATGTGGGACAGGAACGCCCTGCACGAGCTGATCCAGGCGCGGTTGCGCGACCAGCTCCTGATCGTCGTCGCCAATCGCGAGCCTTACATCCATCGTTACGTCGGCGACGTCGTCGAGTGCATCCAGCCGGCGAGCGGCATGGCCTCGGCGCTCGACCCCATGATGCTCGCCTGCGGGGGCACCTGGGTGGGCCACGGGTCGGGCGACGCCGACCGCCTGACGGTCGACGCCCACGACCGGATCCGCGTCCCGCCGGACTCGCCGCGCTACACCCTGCGCCGGGTCTGGCTCAGCAAGGAGCAGGAGGAGGGCTATTACCACGGCGTGGCCAACAGCGGGCTCTGGCCCCTCTGCCACGTCGCGTTCACCCGCCCCATCTTCGATTCCCGCCACTGGCAGACCTACCGCGAGGTCAACGAGCTGTTCGCCGACGCAGTCCTCCAGGAGGCCGGCGACCGGCCCGCGTTCGTCTTCATCCAGGATTACCACTTCGGGCTCCTTCCGCGGATCCTCAAGCGGCGCAATCCGGAGCTGACCGTGGCCCAGTTCTGGCACATACCCTGGCCGAATCCCGAGACGTTCCGGGCCCTGCCGTGGAAGGAGGAGCTGCTCGACGGCCTCCTCGGCAACGACCTCCTGGGGTTCCACCTGGGGTATCACTGCCAGAACTTCCTGGAGACGGTGGACCGCAACCTCGAGGCGAGGACCGACCGGGAGCAGTCCGAGGTCGTGCGCGGGGGCCACGCGACGCGGATCCGCGCCTTCCCGATCAGCATCGACTTCGAGCGCCATTCGGCCGCGGCGGCCGGACCCGAGGTCGAGCGGGAGATGGCCCGCTGGCGGCACCGGCTGAAGCTGGATGGGAAGCTGCTGGGCCTGGGCATCGAGCGTATCGACTACACGAAGGGCATCCCGGAGCGGCTCAGGGCGATCGATCACCTGCTGGAGAACCACCCGGAGTTCCGCGGCCGCCTGGTGTACGCCCAGTGCGGCGTGCCCAGCCGCGGCCACATCCGCGCCTACCAGCAGCTCGACGACGAGATCGACGACCTCGTCGAGGGCATCAACTGGAAATGGGGCAACGGCTCCTGGCGGCCGATCTGCTACGAGAAGCGCCATTCCAACCCGGCGGAGATGACCGCCCTGCACCGCCTGGCGAGCTTCTGCGTCGTCAGCTCGCTGCACGACGGGATGAACCTCGTCGCCAAGGAGTTCGTCGCCAGCCGCGTGGACGAGGACGGGGTGCTCGTGTTGAGCCGCTTCACCGGGGCGGCGCGGGAGCTGACCGACGCCCTGCTCATCAATCCGTTCTCCGTGGAGGAGCTCTCCGGGGCCATGCACGAGGCCCTGACGATGCCCCGCGACGAGCGCGGCCGGAGGATGCGGCGGATGCGGGAAGTCGTCGCCGAGAACAACGTCTACCGGTGGGCCGGCAAGATCGTCTCGACGCTCCTCCGGCTCGATCCCGACGACGTGCCGCCCCGGGCTCCGGACGCGACCGCTCATCCGGCGAGTCGGGAGACGGACGAGCCCGCGAGCCTCCTGGCCTCCCTGGACGAGGTGGGCGAGGTCGTGGAGGCCGCGCCGCATCGGCTCATCCTGCTCGACTACGACGGCACGCTCGCTCCGATCGCGGAGCGGCCGGAAATGGCCCTATTGCCGTCGACGACGCGGGACATCCTGCGGCAGCTCGCCCGGCGGGAGGACTGCACCGTCGGCATCGTGAGCGGGCGATCCCTCGAAGACGTCCGCGCCCGCGTCGGGATCGAGGGCCTGATCTACGCCGGCAACCACGGCCTGGAGATCTCCGGCGTCGGACTCCGGTTCGCCGAGGAGACCGCGGTGAGCCGCCGGGACGGGGTCGAGTCCGTCGTCTGCACGCTGGCCGTCCTCCTCAAGGACATCGCCGGGATCCTGGTCGAGGACAAGGGGCTCTCCGCGTCGGTCCACTACCGGCTCGTCCGGCCGGAGCACCGGATGCAGGTGGAGCGGGTCGTCCGCGAGGCGGTCCCCGAGGACCACCCGCAGTTCGTCGTCATGCCCGGGAAGATGGTCTGGGAGGTCCGGCCAAGGGTCCTGTGGAACAAGGGCAAGGCCGTGCGCTGGCTCCGCGAGCGCCTGGGCATACCCTCGGCGGTCACGTTCTACCTGGGCGACGACCGCACGGACGAGGACGCCTTCGCCGAGGTCGGGCGATTCGTCTCCGCCCGGGTGGGCCCGCCCGCGCCGACGCGGGCCGGCTTCCGGGTCGCGGACACGGCCGAGGTCGCCGAATTCCTCTCCTGGCTGTCCCGGTCCGCGCGTCCGGCGGTCGTGCCCGAGCCGGCCAGGGGATGA